One Thunnus thynnus chromosome 21, fThuThy2.1, whole genome shotgun sequence DNA segment encodes these proteins:
- the tmem200ca gene encoding transmembrane protein 200C codes for MIATGGLLRINARRQDSLRSKTHKPHTHKKKSKKKSRNEVVVVKGKLQLCSLSGLVAALGIMVLLMGVVMAALGYWPRDGLFFSHRPQEGAALASVSDAQEGEEREQLQGGAGGAEGADGGAGGGEGGDGGAGGGEGGDGGAGREGGDGGAGGREGGDGGAGREGGDGGAGREGGDGGAGGREGGDGGAGGRGGGDEGFNQTESINGTTPRGFLEDFLDRYLYSDRLKVFGPLIMGIGIFLFICANAVLHENRDRKTKVINLRDIYSTVIDLHSLKRTAPSSSANPLNGLVNYIQSKSLEAKSQAYPASLLSRREAGELSSRQPLPSSSRGGGDTVFSIEQGLQDTPPSPCSSHRLPLPPSFKPTPTSLSSSTLPLRRPRPPSPRRRHSARARSGQGWGGSAGGGDRGEEVSPPPVVQPPPPPPGSFPSSSSLSPSHLSVSSLSHLLACSPTLAPPCRRRSLPVVYSELSHSEEESCEWTETAASHHVTSQVEVTSHRQFSNREKLRMISLRRDDQSETD; via the exons ATGATCGCCACTGGCGGCCTCTTGCGGATCAATGCGCGGCGACAGGACTCACTGCgctccaaaacacacaaaccacacacacacaagaagaagagcaaaaagaagag CAGGAacgaggtggtggtggtgaagggGAAGCTGCAGCTGTGCTCGCTCTCAGGGCTCGTGGCAGCGCTCGGCATCATGGTCCTGCTGATGGGCGTGGTCATGGCCGCTCTGGGCTACTGGCCGAGGGACGGGCTGTTTTTCAGCCACCGGCCACAGGAGGGCGCCGCGCTCGCCTCCGTGTCTGACGCTCAG gaaggagaggaaagggagCAACTACAAGGAGGTGCTGGAGGAGCAGAAGGAGCTgatggaggagcaggaggaggagaaggaggtgatggaggagcaggaggaggagaaggaggtgatggaggagcaGGACGAgaaggaggtgatggaggagcaggaggacgagaaggaggtgatggaggagcaGGACGAgaaggaggtgatggaggagcaGGACGAgaaggaggtgatggaggagcaggaggacgagaaggaggtgatggaggagcaggaggaagaggaggaggtgatgaagGTTTTAACCAAACAGAAAGCATCAACGGGACAACTCCTCGAGGTTTTCTGGAGGATTTCCTCGACAG gtaTCTGTACTCTGATAGGCTGAAGGTGTTTGGGCCTCTCATCATGGGGATCGGGATCTTCTTGTTCATCTGTGCAAACGCCGTCCTGCACGAGAACCGCGACCGGAAGACAAAGGTGATCAATCTGCGGGACATTTACTCCACTGTCATCGACCTGCATAGCCTGAAGAGGAccgccccctcctcctcagccaATCCCCTCAACGGCCTCGTCAACTACATCCAATCAAAGAGCCTGGAGGCCAAGTCCCAGGCGTACCCGGCCTCCCTGCTCAGCAGGAGGGAGGCGGGTGAGCTGTCGTCCAGGCAACCGttgcccagcagcagcagaggaggcgGGGACACAGTGTTCAGTATCGAACAGGGGCTGCAAGACACTCCTCCCTCCCCCTGCTCCTCCCACAgactccccctccctcccagcTTCAaacccacccccacctccctcaGCTCCTCCACACTCCCCCTGCGCCGCCCACGGCCTCCCTCCCCACGGCGGAGGCACTCGGCTCGGGCCAGGAGTGGCCAGGGCTGGGGGGGGTCAGCGGGAGGAGGTGACAGAGGGGAGGAGGTATCCCCCCCCCCGGTGGttcaacccccaccccccccacctgGCTCCTtcccgtcctcctcctccctcagcCCATCCCActtgtctgtctcctccctctctcacctGCTGGCCTGCTCGCCCACGCTGGCCCCGCCCTGCAGGAGGCGGAGCCTCCCAGTGGTTTACAGCGAGCTGTCTCACAGTGAGGAGGAGTCCTGCGAGTGGACGGAGACCGCAGCCTCACatcatgtgacatcacaggTGGAGGTGACATCACACAGGCAGTTCTCCAACAGGGAGAAGCTGAGGATGATTTCACTGAGGCGGGACGACCAAtcagagactgactga